The window GAATGCAAAACTGACATGGATTTTGTATTTTCTGTGTAGCATCTTTTATGCATTTATGAAACAATATGGCATTGTAAAATCAGTCCCTAAGTATAAGCAGGATGGCTGCTACTGCATTAGAGTGAACCAAGGCAATTCTGAGACATCTGCTCAGGATTCTAGCTTGACATCCTATTTCGTCTATATTGCCTAACATACACACTTGAGAGTTTAAAATAGCCTACACTCATGTGAACAGCAGGAACCCAATATAAGCAAGCGACTGGTGTGTATTTCTGATTGATCCCCTCTAAGCTACTAAAGTGAGTCACAGGCCAAAGCTCAATCCATTTTGTTAAGTCATGCCATTATGTACAGTTGCTATGAATATACTCTTAAGAAGTTCTGCATTAGGTTATCTAGAGCTCACAAAGCCAAACATAATATTGTTCCCATTTTCCCATCTATTCCTAAACATTACATTATGTTGAACTGGGTGGTTCTGTACTTTAAAATTCGAGCCATTCGAACATTCTTGACAGCGTTAAAGATATAGTAACCTGCAATGTCAcaatcttcattttttttaagggaattaaTAAGTTAAGATCTAAATAACCATAGCTGTTCTAGAACTCACTCATGGTTCTTACAAATATTAATTCCTCAACAATTAAAAACTCGTAAAAATGTCATGTCCAGGTTTATAAGCACTTAAAAAGCAGTTTACTGCTTTGGACATCATGGGAAATGGAGATTTAACAAATAATTGTATCTTCTTTGAAGCTATTAGCATGAGGAGGGAGCACAGAGATCAACAGAGATAGGTAGCCTTTTGTCAGCCTCTGTAAAATATGGGGTGTCCTTTGGAGACGGGGAAATGGAGAAGAGGTTGTGTCTCACCACAGCACAAAGGCCAGAGCCAGTTAAGCCCAACCTGTCACACACTTATTCCAGAAATTGGCAACAGAATTAATTAGCTTTCAGTTCACACCTGCTCTCCCTGAAAATAATAGAAGTTTTCTCCAGCCTTGGGTCCATTTCTCATAGCCCGTGTCCTTCATCTATTTTGGTTCATCCCTGGTAACTTCTGATACCTCAACCGTATTCTATTAGTTGAGACATACAACAGTACCCACTGGGCCTTGCGGCAGGGGGAAGGGTTGTCCACTAAAGATTTTTTGTGCTTCTGTAAACCTCAGGGACCCTCCACCCTGCAGATACTCTCATGTGTGGGTGGGCGTTGTTCCAGCTGCATTAAGGACTGGCACTCGGAGAACCAAGACTGCTACTGGTATACATGATTAATATCTTCAACGTTTTCATTATTTGTTCTCTCTCCAAGAGCCACTGTTGGCGGCAGATACATTTTTCAATAAATACCACAAAGCAAAGTAATTTCCATTTCTTAAAGTTTAAAATGTGTTGGCTTAGTAAAAGTTTGCCACCACCTCTGAAGTTTACCTTGGCTCTGAGATCAGATCTTTGTTTAAACAGATCCTCAAAAACCTCTGTGTAAGATCTTGAGCGTTGGGACGGTAACCCTAGTCCCTCATGGGATCCTGGAACCTGTGATACCATATCAAGGACATTAATAGATTCACAAGTTCAAAGGCTCAAAAAGGAATCTGTTAGGCACTGTTGTACACCATCAGACAATAACATCACACAGCGGAGAGAATTATCCTTCTCATGAACCGCATGCAGGTGAATTCATGCATTAGTAAACATCCCCACAGGTGAATAAGTAATTGCAAGATCAGGTTGTTCATCACCATATGGCAAGTTCTCCAAGAGATTAGAAAGTATTTTAACATGTTAAGACAAATGGCAAATGTTCTCACTTCTTTTGGTGATTAGTTTTCATTTCATTGCTAAAAATGTGCCTTTCTAATTATAGGTATGCCTTCCTCTAACACCTGCCGTTTAGATTTCCCACCTTCTTAATACTGACCTCGTTTACTAGAGTGATCGTCTCTCGGATAACCTTTCCCTGCACTTCACGAATGAACTGTGATCTAACAGATTCTTAATTGTCTTAGAGAGACTTCCTATATATGTAGCATTTTAAGATTTTGCTTAGTCATCGTTGCACTCTGAGCAAGTGAACTGGATGTGATACTTCTGACACATTGCAAGCTGTAGTAATGCCTCTCTAAGTCTGCTCAATAGATCCTGCAGGGAAATCATTATCAGCCTACTTGCCCTGCCCTTCACAGCACCACACGGTAAATTTATTTTCAGATGTTGCCCAGCCTCACCATAAAACATGCTTTATATTGCCAAAGGTAAATCCTTGCAGAGGCAATGCTGAAATTCATTTATAGTGCGCTATGAAGCAGTCAGTTTAACAGCTCATCAGTGTCACCCTGTGATAGTTGTGCATTGAAATTATTCTGGATGGTGGCATAACACTGTTTACCTGCACTCTAAGGTCAGACATCTGTTTCAGCAGATCTTCAAACAGTTCTCTGTCAGCAGCTGGAAGTTCTGAAGATAACACTACTCCCACATAGGATCCTGGCACCTGCGACATCAAGTCAGGGAACATGTAGACTCCTGTGCTACAGGAGAGGACAGGAGACTGGTTGCACATAAGAGGATACAGCCAGTCACaaacctggaaaagagaagaccaaAATAACATTTTGCACAGAACACTGTGGATTCAAATGAATGATACATTAGCACTCATGTCATAGAACCGTTAGCACTCATTTCACGGCTTGTGAACGGCTGTGGCCAGCAACACAAACAAAATGTGAAAGTTACCTGAAGGAAAGCAGGGGGGCGATTCTGGGCCGCTGCTGCATCCGCGTCCAAGAACTTCACAATGCGAAGGTATCCGGGATATGAGGGAGCACTCACTTGTCCGTCAGGACTCACAAAGAATATCTGCACCCCGTGGGGAATGAGGATCAGTTCGTCAGCATCTACCCCTAACGTCTGAACAGGAGGGGGCTGTGTGCATTTCGTGTAGAAATCATCTCCTACCGAGGAGAACTCCCCAGAGTCTGTCCCGTATGACACAGTGTAGTGCCCACCCGTGGCCTCAGGTGTATAAGCTGGGGGTTCTTCACTGGGCATTGCAGACGAAGGACTCATCACAGCAGCTTGCCCTTGGCTTGTACATCCAGCATTTCCACCTGCTGCAGCCTGGTGTGATGGAGTGATCAGTGAATTCGGCACAGGAGGCCTCTCTGGCTTTTCTTTGGCTGGAATTGTTGGGTATATCCTGGGTGTTTCCATAGGAGGACACATGGCAATGGGTTTAGGCTGTGCATTTTCATCTAGAACGCTTAGGCGTGCAGTAACGTTTTGTAGCGTCTCTCTCATTTTTTGCTGCATTTGCCTGGCAGACTCCCATCGGTCCCCGGTGCATTCGTGACCTTGGGACGGGACGCTAGTTCCCCTGAGCAAGTGGTCAATACCCTGCCTGTAATAATTCCTTGCTTCTTCCTTCTGTCCAAGCTCATCTGCATTCAGGGCTTTATTAACAAACACAAATGCTTCCTTGTACTCTTCTTCAATCGTCTTCAAATTTGCACCCTCTTGCGCAGCTGAATCCCGTTCTTGATACATTACGGAAAACTGGATCACTGCAGGAGTAACTGGAGACAAAGTGGAAGAGAACACCTCCATTAAAGGATACCAACTATACGGCTGtcaatatgagagagagaaaacactctGGAGCTGCCATGTCATGTATAGCAAGCAGTAACAGCTTGAATTAAGGGATATATAGTGATCCtaacttcccttaaaaaaggctttgggtggtattcaactaagttttacctaACTTAGCCACaatcattaatttcaacaggtctactttgAACAGGAATAGCATTGGATACATAATCTTGATCTGCAAAGCACTTTTACAGCATTATATAGCTGCTGTGCTTCTATAGTTAACCTTTAATGTACACAAACAATtgaattattataattattactattatttattaactttatACAACACCCTTcttccgaagatctcagggcggttcacaagatacaggataaaagcacaaaataaataattaaaaacactcaatgtgtgtgtgtgcgcgcacacacacacacttaaaaggccatagaatattaatcagccaaaggcctggttgaagaggaacatttttgcctgtcaCCTAAAGGAGTATAATGAAGGCATCAGCTGtatctccctggggagaggattccacaaacagggagccactgtagacaaggcccgttctcgtgctgccaccctctggagctcccgtggaggaagcacacaatGAAGGGCCTCTGGTAAAGATCACAGAGTCCTGGTCATTTTATATGGGGTCCTAACAATCCCCTCCCCAAGTCACTTAGCACACTAGTGTTAATGGTTGCCTTTCAATGACTTGAAAAGCTCTTGAAAGCTATTTATATTGCATGGTATTTCAGTATTTCTTCTGACAGGCTGATATGCTGCTGTACAGCTCAGGTTTCCCACCATCTGCAAACTTACAGCAAGTTTATATAACCAGTGACAACAAGGGATAAaagctgaatacagtggtacctctggttacgaacttaattcgttctggaggtccgttcttaacctgaaactgttcttaatctgaggtaccactttagctaatggggcctcctgctgctgccgacgcgtgatttcttttctcatcctgaggtaaagttcttaactcgaggtactacttccgggttagtggagtctgtaacctgaagtgtttgtaacctgaggtaccactgtacagctaacATTTCCATGTCTATGTTCACAGAGCGCTGCTGCCACCATCATTCTGCCCACATGGGGAGATGGAGGGGCTGAGCCAACCTGAGATGCATCAGATCCTGAGCTGTAACAGCTCCAGGATGGAGTAAGTTAGAAAAAgcattttctcttccccccccccccactgcctgttGCTCCTTTGGGACTGCTCTGctggttattaaaaaaaactgcttcaGTAAAAACATGGGAagcaacaaacttttttttaaaaaaaacctgtcatTCAGAATTGTTCAGGGGTAGGATGGTTTGGAAGTATAAAACATCCACCACAAGTACAATTGTAAACTCGTGATGTTTCGGGAACAGTGCTCTTTTGATTTGCTCCAATTAGCAATAAGCATGCAACAGAGCTAGCTGCTAAACAGCAACCATCAGCAAGGCACATGAAAGAGGAAGGAACACGGTCATAGGCTTATGGTAGACTGTGGCCGGCTTTAGCCTTTTGAGCTTCAAAGTTTGGCCTCAACTTCACTTGACTAGACACAGGCAGTTAATAAGCACCATAAACTGATCAAAATTGCATAGTCCGAGAGAGCATGATACAGTTATCTTGCTAATACTAAGTGGTCTGGATCTGGTCAGTATGTGTCTGCTGCCAAACCTTTTCAGGCCTCCGACCCCTTGGTTCCACAAACTCATACCCAGTGCGCCCTAACCTATaaaaaacaatattaataatagcTGTTTGCATAAACCACTAAGGAAGTtggtaacacaataaaattcaaaacagtaacaattaagtGCATATTTATCCAAAAtctaattaaaactatttagtctTATTCCATAAAATTAACTTGATCCAGCGCCAACCTCCCACTTTGGAAACCACTAATCTAGAATTGCATGTACAACACCTCGAGTTTCATGGGATGCACATGTGGAAGGAACAAGTACACAGCTTGTGGGAACTTCTGAATccattgctgtcgcttgaggctcaggtggcatTGGTTGGTGGTGTAGAGTGCctcccatcagctttggctggtgactCAACTTCACCCCTATTTGGACCGGGATAGGCTAACTTATGTTGTCTATATTCTGTTAGCATCTAGgttacaggtaaaggtaaagggacgcctgaccattaggtccagtcgtggatgactctggggttgcggcgctcatcttgctctgtaggccgagggagccggcatttgttcgcagacagcttccgggtcatgtctccagcatgactaagccgcttctggcgaaaccagagcagcgcacggaaacgctgtttaccttcccactggagtgatacctatttatctacttgcacttgatgtgctttcgaactgctaggtgggcaggagttgggaccgagcaacgtgagctcaccctgtcgtggggatttgaacagccaaccttctgatcggcaggccctaggctctatggtttagaccacagcgccacctgcaatgagttatacgtggggctgcctatGAAGGTGGTTTGGAAATTTCAGCTAGTGAAGAACTGAgaagccaggttgctcactggggcaagatggtttgataataatgataacaatgtgctaaataaaaaaaatgcccaCTTCAAAATACACTATTTATAGATTAAATGAGCAGTGACAATGCAGCCAAATATCTCACACTCAGTTTAAAAGACAAAAGCAAGAAGGTGCAAGGAAGCTTTTTCTAAAgcaaacatacacacaaacccCCAATAAACTTGTCTGAAGCCCAGTgtgccatttggggggggggggagaaagtcctGCTgaacttgcttcagagtaaacaAGCAGAATGACAGGCAGCCCTCCTTACAGCCCGACAGACTTAACTGGGAATTAAACCTCATTGAACAAAGTGGCCTTAATTCTGGCGACACAGCCAGGGCACCAAGCTGCAAGGTAAATGCAGGCAAAGACACCAATGAGGCCAGCAAAGCAATCTCCTCCCAGAGTTAAGACGGTATGACTGATAGGAAGAAAGTCCACTAGGAAGTTACTACCAGCCAAGGAACCGGCTGCTGCTTCCAaagatctctcctctctcttacacacacacacacacacacacacacacacacacacacacacacacctggccacaacctcctgagacagggccatggctcagtggcggAGCCTCTACTTTGCAAGCGGAAGGTCCCCGGTTCCAACCCCGGCGCCTCCAGGTACGATGAGCCTTCTGCCCCAAATCCTGGACAGCCGTTGCCAGCCAGTGTACGCACAACTGACCTAGACGGACGGACGGCGCTCAGTGCCCAGATCCTTTCCcgcccccacaaaaaagcaaggCCTCCGAGCATACGCAGAGTGCATTTTCAGCAACAGAGCGGCAATGATGTGCTCCACGCACGCAGGGAAtcaaggagggggagagggaaggcgTCTGGAAACAGGAGGCAAGCGAATGGTAACTGTTAAGGAATTGATCTCCCTAATTACAAGGAAGCTTCTTCCCCCGCCCTTCCTCGTCCTGGCTTTCCCTTTCACTCACGGGAAGCAAGCAGCAGCGACCTCCCAGGCTCCAGCAAGACGCCCGCCCGGCCACGCGCCGCAAACGACCCCTCCTGCCTATATCTGCTCCGCTCCAGCTGTTGCCACTTCGGCCCACGCAGCGTCACGTGACCCGCTGCCGTCAGCGGCTTGTTGTCCTAGCCGCCTTCCCGCCCACTAAGAAGCTTCTGGGCTGCGTTGCAAGACGCTT of the Lacerta agilis isolate rLacAgi1 chromosome 4, rLacAgi1.pri, whole genome shotgun sequence genome contains:
- the SPART gene encoding spartin isoform X3; the encoded protein is MYQERDSAAQEGANLKTIEEEYKEAFVFVNKALNADELGQKEEARNYYRQGIDHLLRGTSVPSQGHECTGDRWESARQMQQKMRETLQNVTARLSVLDENAQPKPIAMCPPMETPRIYPTIPAKEKPERPPVPNSLITPSHQAAAGGNAGCTSQGQAAVMSPSSAMPSEEPPAYTPEATGGHYTVSYGTDSGEFSSVGDDFYTKCTQPPPVQTLGVDADELILIPHGVQIFFVSPDGQVSAPSYPGYLRIVKFLDADAAAAQNRPPAFLQVCDWLYPLMCNQSPVLSCSTGVYMFPDLMSQVPGSYVGVVLSSELPAADRELFEDLLKQMSDLRVQVPGSHEGLGLPSQRSRSYTEVFEDLFKQRSDLRAKPAEASSDAINLAETVRIQPASEETERELPDWSEKMAHGILTGASWVSWGLVKGAEYTGKAIHKGASKLREHIQPEENPVEVNPTVAKGLHVAKQATGGAVKVSQFLVEGVCSIASCVGRELAPHVKKHGSKLVPESLKKDKDGKSTFDGALVVAASGVQGFSTIWHGLESAAKCIAKNVSKETVQTVKYKFKSRGKGDESSVATKSEKQ
- the SPART gene encoding spartin isoform X4 — translated: MYQERDSAAQEGANLKTIEEEYKEAFVFVNKALNADELGQKEEARNYYRQGIDHLLRGTSVPSQGHECTGDRWESARQMQQKMRETLQNVTARLSVLDENAQPKPIAMCPPMETPRIYPTIPAKEKPERPPVPNSLITPSHQAAAGGNAGCTSQGQAAVMSPSSAMPSEEPPAYTPEATGGHYTVSYGTDSGEFSSVGDDFYTKCTQPPPVQTLGVDADELILIPHGVQIFFVSPDGQVSAPSYPGYLRIVKFLDADAAAAQNRPPAFLQVCDWLYPLMCNQSPVLSCSTGVYMFPDLMSQVPGSYVGVVLSSELPAADRELFEDLLKQMSDLRVQVPGSHEGLGLPSQRSRSYTEVFEDLFKQRSDLRAKPAEASSDAINLAETVRIQPASEETERELPDWSEKMAHGILTGASWVSWGLVKGAEYTGKAIHKGASKLREHIQPEENPVEVNPTVAKGLHVAKQATGGAVKVSQFLVEGVCSIASCVGRELAPHVKKHGSKLVPESLKKDKDGKSTFDGALVVAASGVQGTGMMRAMLLTTQ
- the SPART gene encoding spartin isoform X1; translation: MYQERDSAAQEGANLKTIEEEYKEAFVFVNKALNADELGQKEEARNYYRQGIDHLLRGTSVPSQGHECTGDRWESARQMQQKMRETLQNVTARLSVLDENAQPKPIAMCPPMETPRIYPTIPAKEKPERPPVPNSLITPSHQAAAGGNAGCTSQGQAAVMSPSSAMPSEEPPAYTPEATGGHYTVSYGTDSGEFSSVGDDFYTKCTQPPPVQTLGVDADELILIPHGVQIFFVSPDGQVSAPSYPGYLRIVKFLDADAAAAQNRPPAFLQVCDWLYPLMCNQSPVLSCSTGVYMFPDLMSQVPGSYVGVVLSSELPAADRELFEDLLKQMSDLRVQVPGSHEGLGLPSQRSRSYTEVFEDLFKQRSDLRAKPAEASSDAINLAETVRIQPASEETERELPDWSEKMAHGILTGASWVSWGLVKGAEYTGKAIHKGASKLREHIQPEENPVEVNPTVAKGLHVAKQATGGAVKVSQFLVEGVCSIASCVGRELAPHVKKHGSKLVPESLKKDKDGKSTFDGALVVAASGVQGFSTIWHGLESAAKCIAKNVSKETVQTVKYKYGDDAGHATDNAVSSAINVGVAAFNIDNIGIKAIVKKTAKETGHAVLDEYKIIEKNEKKEDGY
- the SPART gene encoding spartin isoform X2; protein product: MYQERDSAAQEGANLKTIEEEYKEAFVFVNKALNADELGQKEEARNYYRQGIDHLLRGTSVPSQGHECTGDRWESARQMQQKMRETLQNVTARLSVLDENAQPKPIAMCPPMETPRIYPTIPAKEKPERPPVPNSLITPSHQAAAGGNAGCTSQGQAAVMSPSSAMPSEEPPAYTPEATGGHYTVSYGTDSGEFSSVGDDFYTKCTQPPPVQTLGVDADELILIPHGVQIFFVSPDGQVSAPSYPGYLRIVKFLDADAAAAQNRPPAFLQVCDWLYPLMCNQSPVLSCSTGVYMFPDLMSQVPGSYVGVVLSSELPAADRELFEDLLKQMSDLRVQPAEASSDAINLAETVRIQPASEETERELPDWSEKMAHGILTGASWVSWGLVKGAEYTGKAIHKGASKLREHIQPEENPVEVNPTVAKGLHVAKQATGGAVKVSQFLVEGVCSIASCVGRELAPHVKKHGSKLVPESLKKDKDGKSTFDGALVVAASGVQGFSTIWHGLESAAKCIAKNVSKETVQTVKYKYGDDAGHATDNAVSSAINVGVAAFNIDNIGIKAIVKKTAKETGHAVLDEYKIIEKNEKKEDGY